Part of the Oscillibacter hominis genome is shown below.
GCAGTTTTACATAACCGGTAATTTTCTGTGCCACGAAGTAGCACCTCCTAATTGAATAATGTGGTGTCGGCCGCTCTGCGGCCGGATTTGGCGGGGCTGGAGCCCCTCCCACTTGGTTTGCCGCCAGAGCGGCTTGTTACTTCTGAGTCTCCACCTGGTCGAGCTCCAGCTCTACCGGTGTCTCTCTGCCGAACATGGACACCACGACCCGGACCTTGTTCTTCTCCGGCTCGATCTCCTCCACGATCCCCATAAAGCTGGCCAGGGGGCCGTCCACGATCTTCACATGGTCGCCCACATTGTACTTCACGACGATCTCGTGTTTCTCCATGCCCAGGGCAAGGACCTCTTCCTCGGAAAGAGGGATTGGCTTATTGGCAGAACCGACAAACCCTGTCACACCGCGGACATTGCGCACCAGGTGCCAGGTCTCGTCGGTCAGAACCATCTTGATCAGCACGTAGCCGGGGAATACCTTCCGCTCCACTTCCTTGCTGGCGCCGGAATCGGAAACCTCGGTGACCATCTCCATGGGGATTTCCATTTTCAGGACCATATCCTCCATGCCGCGGCCTTTGACAAACTTCTCGATGCTGGTCTTTACGGCGTTTTCATAGCCGGAATAGGTATGCAGCACATACCACTTAGCGCTATCAGCCATACCGGTCTCCTTAGCCCGCCAGGGCGCCGATCAACAGCTGAATGGCGTTGACGGCCACATAGTCAAAGACCCAGATGCATACGCCAATCGCCAGAGAACAGAGCAAAACCGTACCGGTGTTCTTCGCCACGGTCTTGCCTTCAGGCCAAACGATCTTCTTCAGTTCGCTTTTCATCTCGCGGAACCAACGGCCGCGGTCCTTCTTTTTCTTTTCCTCTGCCATGTTCAGTTTACACGCCCTTTCTCATTCGTCCGTATTTCCATTACTTGGTCTCGGTGTGAAGCGTGTGCTTGCGGCAGAAGGGGCAGTACTTGTTCATCTCCAGACGATCCGGGTCATTCTTCTTGTTCTTCATCGTGTTATAGTTTCTCTGCTTGCACTCGTTGCATCTCAAAGTGATCTTAACGCGCATCTAACGGCACCTCCTTATTATTGGGCGATCCGCTTTTCGGGACCGCCGCTTGCCTCCCTGCTTTGGAAAAAGGAATTTTCTGCCCTGCGTAAAAAGCGAAAAAAGCGCATGACAAAATAGCCCTTTTTCACAGGTAAGTATAAGTTTAACACAGGAAAATCATCAGGTCAATAACTTTTTCACTGAAAAACCAATCTTTTCTGCCTCGGTGTTTCATTTTGTGCTCAACCGGGCACATTCTCCGTTTCCAGGCGGCAGCACACTATAATATGAAATAAAATCCGATCAAACTAAGGAGTATGCTATGCGTATCATGGCCATCGACTACGGCGACGCCCACACCGGAATCGCCATTTCCGATCCCACCGGTTTTCTGGCCGGCCACACCGACACCATCCACTCCCGGCGTCAGGAACAGGTGGTGGCAGAGGTCTGCGGGCTTTGCCGGGCCCACGGCGTGGAGGAGCTGGTGCTGGGCCATCCGCTGAATATGGACGGCACCCGCGGACCCCGGGCGGAAAAAGCGGAAGCCATGGCGGAGCTCCTGCGGCAGTCCACAGGGCTTCCGGTCGTGCTGTGGGATGAGCGGCGCACCACCATCGATGCCCATCAGATTCTCATGGGCGCGGGCAAAAACGCCAAGAAACGGAAAAAAACCGTGGATGCGGTGGCCGCCGCGCTGATTCTGGAGGGGTATCTCACCTTTAAAAAAAGTCAGGGGGAGCCATGATGACTGCGCCGGAAAAGCTGTCGGTTCTCTCTCAGGCGGCCCGCCTTTTGGACCGGGAGGGCCTTATTTGGGCGGCTGGAGCCTCCCTGCTCCTCTACAGCCTGGGGATCGTGTCCGATTTCCACGACGTGGACCTGCTGATCCGAAAGGGGGACGAGGCCGCGGCAGATCAGATTCTATCCTCTCTGGGTCAACCATATCCCCGGAGACCCCAGAAGCCCTATGCCACGGAGGTCTTTTGTGAATACAACATCCGGGGGCTGGAGATCGATCTGATGTGCAACTTGGCGGTGGAGCACGATTCCGGTTGCTATGTCTACTGTTTTGAGGAATCCCATGTGGCTGAGCGCCGCCTCCTGTCCGGCTGCATGATCCCCTTCCCCTATCTGGAGGACTGGTATCTGCTCTACCAGCTCTTCCCGGACCGGGAGGAAAAGGTGCGTTTGGTGGAGGAGTATCTGGCCGCAGGGCACCTGAACGCCGGGCGCCTGCGCCGCCAGTTGGAGGCATCCCCGATCCCGCAGCACGTCCAACAGCGCTCGGAGCGTCTGCTGCGCCGCTGTACCGCCGGAACATAAAAAAGCCGCCTCCCGGCCGGGAGGCGGCACGTTCTTTTTATTCGGGGATATCCCACTCTACAGAGGTGATCACGCCGCCGGTGACTTCGATGAACTCACTTTTGACGATGTGGTCGCTCTTGCCCACACGGATTTCCTGGGAGCCCACCTCGGAGGTGATGACTGCGGTGTTTGCCACCGTGCCCTCCAGGGAGAAGACCAGGTCCACCTTGCCGTACTCCTCTACCCACTGCCCATCGGCGGTCATTACGTAGTGGGGCTCCTTCTCCACGCCCACGATGTTCACCGAGCACAGCTCGCCGTTGGACATCACCTGGGAGGGAATATATTTGAGGGCTTCGTCGTAAACCCGCTCGTCGATCTCCTCGCACTTCACCGTGTACTTGATGCCGATGCGGCTGCTTTCCCCTCCGGAACCCGAGCCCCGGTTGACCAGCTTATAGCCCACAAACGCCACGACCACAACCAACAGCACGATTACGAGGAAGTCAATGATATTCAATTTCCCGAACAGCTTCTTCTCTTTCATGGCAAACTCCTTTGCTTGACCTTATGGGACAGGCACTGTATAATACTTTCGTTAACTTCGACATTGTACCATGGTTTTTTCATCGGCACAAGTACCATTCTTCATTCTTTACGATTCGAGGACAGCTATGAAAGTCATTCATCTCATCAGCGGCGGCGACTCCGGCGGGGCCAAAACCCATGTGCTCAGCCTCCTGAAACACCTGAACAGGAGCATCACCGCCCAGCTGATCTGTTTTCGGGACGGCCCCTTTGCGGAGGAAGCCAGGAGCCTGGGCATCCCGACGCAAATCATGAACGGCAACAACGTGAGCCACGTCTGCCGCCAGTTGAGCCAGCACATCCAGGCCGAGGGATTCCAAGTGATCCACTGCCACGGCTCCCGGGCCAACATGATCGGCGCGCTGCTGCGCCGGCGGCTCCAGGTGCCGGTAGTGACCACCGTCCACAGCGACTACAAGCTGGACTACCTTGGCCGTCCCCTCAGCCGCCTCACCTTCGGCAACATCAACTCCTGGGCGCTGCGGAAGCTGGACTACCGCATCGGTGTGTCCGACGCCATGGTGGACCTGCTGATCTCCCGTGGCTTTCCCGCCGACCGGTTCTACACTATTTATAACGGCATCGATTTCACCCCCACGCGGGTGGACGAGGACCGGCTGGAGTACCTGCGGTCCCTGGGGGCGGACGTGGATGAGCACTCCGTGGTGGCCGGCATCGCCGCGCGCTTGAACCCGGTCAAGGACATGTCCACCCTGATCCGAGGCTATGCCGCGGCCTACCGCCAGTGCCCCAATCTGCGGCTGGTCATCGCGGGCGACGGCGAGGAGCGCCAGATGCTGGGCAAGCTTGCGGAGGAACTTCAGGTGCCGGTGTGCTTCGCCGGGTGGATCTCCGGCGGTATGGACCGCTTCTACCACGCACTGGACATCAACTGCCTGACCTCGCTGTCCGAGACCTTCCCCTATGCCCTGACGGAGGGGGCCCGCTGGAAGCTGGCCACGGTGGCCACCGCCGTGGGCGGTATCCCCTATCTCATCGACCAGGACGTCAACGGCTTCCTGTTCACGCCCGGGGACCACGAGGCCCTGGGCCGCGCCCTGGCCACCCTGGCCCGGGACGAACAGCTGCGCCGCGACATGGGCCGGCGGCTCTATGAAAAGGCCTCCACCCACTTCTCCATCCAGAATACGGTGGACACCCAGCTGCACATCTATGAAGAGGTGCTCCGGCGCTACCACCGCCCCAAACAGAAGCGGGACGGCGCCGTGATCTGCGGCGCCTATGGCCGGGGCAACGCGGGGGATGACGCCATTCTGGAGGCCATCTTACGGGAGATGCGGGAAATCGACCCGGACATGCCCATCACCGTGCTGAGCAAAAACCCCCGGGACACCCGCCTCACCTACCGGGTGCAGGCCGTCCACCGCTCCAACCTCTTTGCCTGGCCCCGGATCATGGGCCGCAGCAAGCTTTATATCAACGGCGGCGGCAGCCTGATCCAGGATGTCACCAGCCGCCGGTCCCTCTGGTACTACCTCAATAACATCGCCACCGCCAAGCGGCGCGGCTGTGAGGTGCAGATGTACGGCTGCGGCATCGGCCCCATTCTGCGGGAAAACCACAAGAAGTTGGCTGCCGATATCCTCAACCGCTATGTAGACGTCATAACGCTCCGGGAGCCGGACTCCCTGCAGGAGCTGCGGGCCATCGGCGTCTCCGGGCCCAAAATCCTGTTGACGGCGGACCCGGCGCTGACCCTCCCCAAGGCGGACGACGACGTGGTGGACAGCACCATGCTGAAGGCCGGAATCCCGCCCCACGGCAGGTATATCTGCTTTGCCCTGCGCCACTGGAAGGGCTTTGACGCCCGGGCCGCCTGCTTCGGCGAGGCTGCAGAGTACGCCTACAGAACCTATGGCCTGACCCCGGTTTTCGTTTCGGTGGAAAAGCACTCTGACCCCTCCGCCGCGGCGTTGGCCGCCCGGGACCTCAAGGTGCCCCGCTACTTCCTGCCCGACGCGGGCGGCGCCGGGTCCATCATCGGCGTGCTTTCCCGGATGGAGGTGGTGGTCTCCATGCGGCTCCACGCGCTGATCTTTGCCGCCGGCCAGGGAGTCCCCCTGGTGGGCGTGGTCTACGATCCGAAGGTGAGCGCCTTTTTGCGCTATATTGGCCAGGAGCTGTTCGTGGATTTGGAGCGCCTCTCCACCGACGACCTCAAGGCCATGATCGACAGGGCCGTGAAGCTGGGGGAAAATCCCGATGCCCAGCGGCAGGCGGTGGAAAAGCTGCGGGAGATGGAGAGCGGCAACCTGCGTGAGGCGCGGGAGCTGCTCAACCGTACGGCAGAAAACTAATAAAAACCGGACCGGGAGCCTATCCCGGTCCGGTTTTCTTTGCCTCGCACTGCGCCCGCACCACGGCGATCGTAGCGAGCGTGTCTCCTAACTGCGTCAGGAAGGCCGCCGCCAGGGCCAGCTCGTCGTCCGTCATCGTCTGCGCCAGCGTCACTGCCAGCGTATTGATCCCCGTGGTCAGGCAGAAGCCATCCATCTTTCATCACCCGTCTCTATTCTATGCCGGCAGATTCCGGTCCTTTCGGCGGATGCATGGGAAATACAGTGATCTGATTGCTTCCGTCGCACAGCGCCAGCAGCACCTCTTCCGCACCGTGATAGCCCTGCTTGGAGAGGGTGCGCTGCAGCCAGGTTTCGTCCTTTCCCATCCGCTTCAGGTTCTGCGGCAGCGCATAGCCATCCAGGACCAGGGGCAGCTGCAGCAATTCCTGCTGAGGCTGGATGGAGAAGTCCGCCGGCGTGGCCGGCCGCTGCATGGCCTTGGGCAGAAAGCTCACCTTTCCGTTGTGCTCAAAGACGGCCGTCTGAATCTGGTTCAGATCGAAATACCCCTCAATGCGGCAGTAGGTCAAAAATTCTGATA
Proteins encoded:
- the nusG gene encoding transcription termination/antitermination protein NusG, whose protein sequence is MADSAKWYVLHTYSGYENAVKTSIEKFVKGRGMEDMVLKMEIPMEMVTEVSDSGASKEVERKVFPGYVLIKMVLTDETWHLVRNVRGVTGFVGSANKPIPLSEEEVLALGMEKHEIVVKYNVGDHVKIVDGPLASFMGIVEEIEPEKNKVRVVVSMFGRETPVELELDQVETQK
- a CDS encoding DUF421 domain-containing protein, whose translation is MIEVLSVAGISLVSLVVLLILTKLMGSKQVSQMTMFDYVIGITIGSIAAELATELEQPIQPLVAMIVYGLVALGITIWTEKSLKARRMLSGKPIILLDKGVIYRENLKKAKLDLSEFLTYCRIEGYFDLNQIQTAVFEHNGKVSFLPKAMQRPATPADFSIQPQQELLQLPLVLDGYALPQNLKRMGKDETWLQRTLSKQGYHGAEEVLLALCDGSNQITVFPMHPPKGPESAGIE
- a CDS encoding DUF6774 domain-containing protein — translated: MDGFCLTTGINTLAVTLAQTMTDDELALAAAFLTQLGDTLATIAVVRAQCEAKKTGPG
- the rpmG gene encoding 50S ribosomal protein L33; its protein translation is MRVKITLRCNECKQRNYNTMKNKKNDPDRLEMNKYCPFCRKHTLHTETK
- the ruvX gene encoding Holliday junction resolvase RuvX, which translates into the protein MRIMAIDYGDAHTGIAISDPTGFLAGHTDTIHSRRQEQVVAEVCGLCRAHGVEELVLGHPLNMDGTRGPRAEKAEAMAELLRQSTGLPVVLWDERRTTIDAHQILMGAGKNAKKRKKTVDAVAAALILEGYLTFKKSQGEP
- a CDS encoding DUF4330 domain-containing protein, with product MKEKKLFGKLNIIDFLVIVLLVVVVAFVGYKLVNRGSGSGGESSRIGIKYTVKCEEIDERVYDEALKYIPSQVMSNGELCSVNIVGVEKEPHYVMTADGQWVEEYGKVDLVFSLEGTVANTAVITSEVGSQEIRVGKSDHIVKSEFIEVTGGVITSVEWDIPE
- the secE gene encoding preprotein translocase subunit SecE codes for the protein MAEEKKKKDRGRWFREMKSELKKIVWPEGKTVAKNTGTVLLCSLAIGVCIWVFDYVAVNAIQLLIGALAG
- the csaB gene encoding polysaccharide pyruvyl transferase CsaB, with the protein product MKVIHLISGGDSGGAKTHVLSLLKHLNRSITAQLICFRDGPFAEEARSLGIPTQIMNGNNVSHVCRQLSQHIQAEGFQVIHCHGSRANMIGALLRRRLQVPVVTTVHSDYKLDYLGRPLSRLTFGNINSWALRKLDYRIGVSDAMVDLLISRGFPADRFYTIYNGIDFTPTRVDEDRLEYLRSLGADVDEHSVVAGIAARLNPVKDMSTLIRGYAAAYRQCPNLRLVIAGDGEERQMLGKLAEELQVPVCFAGWISGGMDRFYHALDINCLTSLSETFPYALTEGARWKLATVATAVGGIPYLIDQDVNGFLFTPGDHEALGRALATLARDEQLRRDMGRRLYEKASTHFSIQNTVDTQLHIYEEVLRRYHRPKQKRDGAVICGAYGRGNAGDDAILEAILREMREIDPDMPITVLSKNPRDTRLTYRVQAVHRSNLFAWPRIMGRSKLYINGGGSLIQDVTSRRSLWYYLNNIATAKRRGCEVQMYGCGIGPILRENHKKLAADILNRYVDVITLREPDSLQELRAIGVSGPKILLTADPALTLPKADDDVVDSTMLKAGIPPHGRYICFALRHWKGFDARAACFGEAAEYAYRTYGLTPVFVSVEKHSDPSAAALAARDLKVPRYFLPDAGGAGSIIGVLSRMEVVVSMRLHALIFAAGQGVPLVGVVYDPKVSAFLRYIGQELFVDLERLSTDDLKAMIDRAVKLGENPDAQRQAVEKLREMESGNLREARELLNRTAEN